One Bacteroidota bacterium genomic region harbors:
- a CDS encoding glycosyltransferase family 9 protein: MTPGTIIISRTDSIGDVVLTCPVAGFLKEKFPGCRIIFLGQSYTKPIISACDYVDDFIDWSMLKREEERNRVKLISETGADAIVHVFPVKDIAVMAYKARIPVRIGTTGRFFHLSTCNRLVPLSRRHSSLHESQLNLKLLRPFGITSCFSLPEIGEHFGLSVKDPLPDHFKNLFSGNKFNLILHPLSKGSSREWGLDNYRKLIEILPNDLFTIFITGTEDEGVRIKEMLHGNHPHVTDLTGKLTLNGLISLIGSSDGMVAASTGPLHIAAALGKYAIGLYPPIKPLHPGRWAPVGKHASYIFKNQKCNSCRHKNRCQCIENIQPEGVKQQLMKIINQ; encoded by the coding sequence ATGACTCCTGGAACAATTATCATCAGCAGGACAGATAGCATAGGAGATGTGGTGTTGACATGTCCGGTTGCCGGATTTCTGAAAGAAAAATTCCCGGGTTGCAGGATCATTTTTTTGGGACAGTCATATACAAAACCAATTATTAGCGCATGCGATTATGTGGATGACTTCATCGACTGGTCGATGCTCAAACGGGAAGAAGAGAGAAACCGGGTAAAGTTAATCAGTGAAACAGGTGCAGATGCCATCGTTCATGTTTTCCCGGTAAAGGACATAGCCGTGATGGCATATAAAGCCCGGATACCTGTGCGAATCGGCACTACGGGCAGGTTTTTTCACTTGTCAACTTGTAACAGGCTTGTCCCCCTTTCGCGTCGTCATTCATCCCTGCACGAATCCCAATTGAATTTAAAACTCTTGCGGCCCTTTGGTATAACCAGTTGTTTTTCACTCCCGGAGATAGGTGAACATTTTGGACTTTCTGTCAAAGATCCCCTGCCTGACCATTTTAAAAATTTATTTTCAGGAAATAAATTTAATCTTATTCTGCATCCTTTATCAAAAGGAAGCAGCAGGGAATGGGGTTTGGACAATTACAGAAAATTGATAGAAATTCTTCCAAATGATTTATTTACTATCTTTATAACCGGAACCGAAGACGAGGGTGTCAGGATTAAAGAAATGTTGCATGGAAATCATCCCCATGTTACCGATTTGACAGGTAAACTCACATTAAACGGGCTTATCAGCTTAATTGGTTCTTCCGATGGCATGGTCGCCGCAAGTACAGGGCCACTGCATATTGCAGCAGCACTTGGTAAATATGCCATCGGTCTTTATCCGCCAATCAAACCTCTTCACCCTGGCCGATGGGCTCCCGTTGGTAAACATGCCTCATACATTTTTAAAAATCAAAAATGTAACTCGTGCAGGCATAAAAACCGGTGTCAATGTATCGAAAACATTCAACCGGAAGGGGTCAAACAACAACTGATGAAAATTATTAACCAATAA
- a CDS encoding phosphoglycerate kinase, with protein MKTVDNYNFKGKRALIRVDFNVPLNETYDITDTTRIDAALPTIRKILGDGGSVILMSHLGRPKEGSTEKYSLKHLVSYLSKVLGRKILFADDCIGVSAINLSKELKPGDVLLLENLRFYKQEEKGDMEFAGKLASLGDVYVNDAFGTAHRAHASTAVIANFFPKDKMFGYLMADEVNNINKVLVDTRHPFTAILGGAKVSGKIEVINNLLGKVDNLIIGGGMMFTFIKAMGGKVGNSMVEDELIDTAKKAIETARTKGIKLYIPKDTIASTAFANDAGMQICAANQIPDGWMGLDIGPETRQAFAAVIEKSATILWNGPMGVFEMPNFEEGTKFIAQTIVKATKNGAFSLIGGGDSVAAINKYGLAGQVSYVSTGGGAMLECIEGKVLPGIKAIG; from the coding sequence ATGAAAACAGTTGACAACTATAATTTTAAAGGCAAGAGGGCATTGATAAGAGTTGATTTCAATGTTCCCCTCAATGAAACTTACGACATTACCGATACGACCCGGATTGACGCAGCTCTGCCCACAATCCGGAAAATTCTCGGTGACGGAGGTTCTGTAATTCTGATGTCGCATCTTGGGCGCCCGAAAGAGGGCTCCACTGAGAAATATTCACTAAAGCATCTGGTATCTTACCTGTCAAAAGTCCTGGGCCGGAAGATCTTGTTTGCCGACGATTGTATAGGTGTATCAGCGATAAATCTCTCAAAGGAATTAAAACCCGGAGATGTGTTGTTGCTCGAGAATTTACGTTTTTACAAGCAGGAGGAGAAAGGGGATATGGAATTTGCCGGCAAGCTGGCATCACTGGGAGATGTCTATGTCAATGATGCTTTCGGCACCGCTCATCGTGCACATGCATCCACAGCCGTCATTGCTAATTTTTTCCCAAAAGATAAGATGTTTGGATATCTGATGGCTGATGAAGTAAATAACATCAACAAGGTACTCGTCGATACCAGGCATCCCTTTACTGCCATACTTGGAGGTGCCAAGGTTTCGGGCAAAATAGAGGTCATCAATAACCTGCTTGGCAAAGTTGACAATCTGATTATCGGTGGCGGGATGATGTTTACCTTCATCAAAGCCATGGGGGGAAAGGTGGGGAATTCGATGGTTGAGGATGAGTTAATTGACACGGCCAAAAAAGCCATTGAAACGGCCAGGACTAAAGGCATAAAGCTTTATATTCCAAAGGATACCATTGCATCGACAGCTTTCGCAAATGATGCCGGCATGCAGATATGTGCTGCAAATCAGATTCCGGATGGCTGGATGGGTTTGGATATCGGGCCGGAGACACGTCAGGCTTTCGCGGCTGTCATTGAAAAATCGGCGACCATATTATGGAATGGCCCTATGGGTGTTTTCGAGATGCCGAATTTTGAGGAGGGCACAAAATTTATCGCACAGACCATCGTAAAAGCCACGAAGAACGGTGCATTTTCTCTCATCGGGGGGGGTGATTCAGTGGCAGCGATCAATAAATACGGCCTTGCCGGCCAGGTCAGCTATGTTTCCACCGGGGGTGGCGCCATGCTGGAATGCATTGAGGGCAAAGTTTTACCTGGTATCAAAGCGATCGGTTAA
- a CDS encoding CvpA family protein has translation MNIFDIILALPLLWMTYRGFTKGFIIGIVSLIAFILGLYLSIRFSGPLATIFIEQFHATSPYIRLISFVAIFLAVIILLFFLGKMLEKAVDLMALGFLNKILGALLGFAKAVVLVSLILFLISVIDTRQRIITEKMKQGSFLYDPLEKVIPALLALLKERELKFNPPPPSDTTVMDSIGKKSINRSL, from the coding sequence ATGAACATCTTTGATATCATCCTGGCTTTACCGTTACTCTGGATGACATACAGGGGCTTTACAAAAGGCTTTATTATCGGGATTGTGTCACTGATCGCTTTTATTTTGGGATTATATTTGAGTATAAGGTTTTCAGGACCCTTAGCGACAATTTTTATCGAACAATTCCATGCAACTTCCCCCTACATCCGGCTTATCTCTTTCGTCGCTATATTCCTTGCAGTGATTATCCTGCTTTTTTTTCTGGGTAAGATGCTCGAAAAGGCCGTAGATTTAATGGCTCTGGGTTTTCTAAACAAAATTTTGGGAGCACTATTGGGTTTCGCTAAAGCTGTCGTTCTCGTCAGCCTGATCTTGTTCCTTATCTCAGTCATCGATACCCGTCAACGCATCATCACTGAAAAAATGAAGCAGGGGTCCTTTCTTTATGACCCCCTGGAAAAAGTGATCCCTGCATTGCTGGCACTTTTGAAAGAGCGGGAACTGAAGTTTAATCCACCCCCACCATCCGATACGACAGTTATGGATTCAATTGGGAAAAAGAGTATTAACCGATCGCTTTGA
- a CDS encoding ATP-binding cassette domain-containing protein produces the protein MIEVQNICKRFNGGEVLKNISLSFDKGKTNLIIGQSGSGKTVLLKCIIGLYPIDEGKIYFDGRCAGDMNFSELKKLRKEFGMLFQGGALFDSMTVQENVMFPLTMNTDMSFEEKLDRVNFCLKRVNLEGTNNLLPSQLSGGMTKRTAIARAIALNPRYLFCDEPNSGIDPKTSNVLDNLISEITKEYNITTIVNTHDMNSVVEIGDKVAFIYQGELWWEGDSSNILTSDNKELNDFVFATELTRKLRA, from the coding sequence ATGATTGAAGTTCAAAATATATGTAAACGGTTTAACGGCGGTGAGGTGCTGAAAAATATATCCCTGTCGTTTGATAAAGGTAAAACCAATCTGATCATCGGTCAGAGCGGCTCAGGTAAGACCGTACTGCTGAAATGCATCATCGGACTCTATCCAATTGACGAGGGGAAAATATACTTTGATGGCCGCTGTGCAGGAGATATGAACTTTTCGGAACTGAAAAAACTCAGGAAGGAATTTGGCATGCTATTCCAGGGCGGAGCCTTGTTCGACTCGATGACGGTCCAGGAAAATGTCATGTTCCCGCTGACAATGAATACCGATATGTCATTTGAAGAAAAGCTTGATCGGGTCAACTTTTGCCTCAAACGCGTAAACCTTGAAGGTACAAATAACCTTTTACCATCACAGCTCAGCGGAGGTATGACTAAACGTACTGCCATAGCCCGGGCTATTGCCTTAAACCCCCGTTACCTCTTTTGCGATGAACCGAATTCCGGCATCGATCCTAAGACTTCCAACGTCCTCGATAACCTGATTAGTGAAATAACAAAGGAATATAATATCACAACCATTGTCAATACCCATGACATGAATTCAGTTGTCGAAATTGGCGATAAGGTCGCTTTCATCTATCAGGGCGAGTTGTGGTGGGAAGGAGATAGCAGCAACATACTGACCAGCGATAATAAAGAGTTGAATGACTTTGTCTTCGCAACCGAACTTACACGAAAACTGCGAGCTTAA
- a CDS encoding ABC transporter permease, whose translation MKFLFNLGQYLLLMQQVFRRPEKWKIFRQQTIREIESLGLESLGIVAIISIFMGAVVTIQMAFNVDSPLIPLYTIGFATKQSVVLEFSPTIISLILAGKVGSRIASEIGTMRVTEQIDALEIMGVNPANYLILPKITAALIINPVLIAISMVLGIAGGWLIGILTDLVTAYDYIYGIRAFYRNYDIIYGLIKTVFFAFIITSISGYYGYITRGGAQEVGQASTKAVVQSSIFIILFNLILTQLLLND comes from the coding sequence ATGAAATTTCTTTTCAACCTGGGACAATATCTTCTTTTAATGCAACAGGTCTTTAGGCGACCTGAGAAGTGGAAAATTTTCCGCCAGCAAACCATTCGGGAAATTGAAAGCCTCGGATTGGAATCGCTTGGTATTGTGGCGATCATATCCATTTTCATGGGTGCTGTTGTGACCATTCAGATGGCCTTTAATGTTGATTCACCACTTATTCCCCTGTACACTATCGGTTTTGCCACTAAACAGTCGGTCGTCCTGGAGTTCTCTCCAACCATTATCAGTCTTATTCTCGCCGGAAAAGTAGGTTCCAGGATTGCTTCGGAGATAGGCACCATGCGGGTAACCGAGCAAATCGATGCCCTGGAAATCATGGGAGTCAATCCTGCCAATTATCTCATATTACCAAAAATCACCGCAGCCCTTATTATTAATCCCGTATTAATAGCCATCAGTATGGTACTTGGCATTGCCGGAGGCTGGCTGATTGGAATATTGACTGACCTTGTCACTGCCTATGATTATATTTATGGCATCAGGGCCTTTTATAGAAATTACGATATTATCTATGGGCTGATTAAAACAGTATTCTTTGCTTTTATCATCACCTCCATATCAGGATATTACGGGTATATAACGAGAGGGGGAGCACAGGAAGTCGGCCAGGCCAGCACTAAAGCCGTCGTCCAAAGCAGCATATTTATCATCCTTTTTAACCTTATCCTAACACAGTTGTTGCTTAATGATTGA
- a CDS encoding SprT-like domain-containing protein, with the protein MASYKDLLKKYIPEAAIQAVDMWLGQYSVYLRLRSARRSKMGSYHPPQNGHPHYISVNQDLNPYAFLIILVHEIAHVVVWDQYRQRVRPHGKEWKETFKVLIDPFLEKGIFPDDISHALKKYLQKTYASIVTDIALMRVLQRYQNEGTMILEDLPYQSTFRIHDGRTFRKLEKLRKRYRCQCLKTKRMYLFNPIAQIIPVDAM; encoded by the coding sequence ATGGCCAGTTATAAAGATCTCCTGAAAAAGTATATACCGGAAGCAGCCATACAAGCAGTTGATATGTGGCTTGGGCAATATTCCGTGTATCTTCGCCTGCGGTCGGCGCGCCGTTCGAAGATGGGATCATATCACCCGCCACAGAACGGACATCCTCATTATATTAGCGTGAATCAGGATCTTAATCCCTATGCTTTTCTTATTATTCTGGTCCATGAAATCGCGCATGTTGTCGTGTGGGACCAGTACCGGCAACGTGTAAGGCCACATGGAAAAGAGTGGAAAGAGACCTTTAAAGTCCTTATAGATCCGTTTCTTGAAAAGGGAATTTTCCCTGACGATATATCCCATGCACTCAAAAAGTATCTTCAAAAAACTTATGCTTCCATTGTGACCGATATAGCCCTGATGAGGGTACTCCAGCGCTATCAGAATGAGGGCACCATGATTCTGGAAGATCTCCCATATCAGTCCACTTTCAGGATACATGACGGCAGAACATTCAGGAAGCTGGAAAAACTAAGAAAACGTTACAGGTGTCAATGCCTTAAAACCAAACGGATGTATCTTTTTAATCCCATTGCCCAAATTATTCCTGTCGATGCAATGTAA
- a CDS encoding mannose-1-phosphate guanylyltransferase, translated as MNKNHYCVIMAGGIGSRFWPMSRTSHPKQFIDILGTGKTLLQKTFERFEQICPRENIYIVTHEFYKKLIKDQITGIGDHQILYEPYRRNTAPCIAYANYKILQINPEAVIVVAPSDHMILREDIFIEVITSALLAAGSHDWLLTLGIKPSRPDTGYGYIQFIESFPYAIDSRIKKVKTFTEKPQLEMAMSFLKSGDFLWNSGIFAWSLKSILKAFDKYLTEVDSVFKEGMSKYNTSEEKEFITKSYAVCKSISIDYGVMEKADNVYVLASDFGWSDLGTWGSLYEHLKKDEQGNSITGKNVLIYDVMNSIIKMPSEKLVVLQGLEDYIVVEDENILLICKKTDEQKIRQFVNDVKEKKGEKNI; from the coding sequence ATGAACAAAAACCACTATTGTGTGATAATGGCCGGTGGTATCGGCTCACGGTTCTGGCCGATGAGCAGGACATCGCATCCGAAGCAGTTTATTGATATACTTGGAACAGGCAAGACGCTTCTTCAGAAAACATTCGAACGGTTTGAACAGATATGCCCCCGGGAAAACATTTATATTGTCACCCATGAGTTTTATAAAAAGCTGATCAAGGACCAGATAACTGGTATTGGGGACCACCAAATCCTGTATGAGCCATACCGTCGCAATACCGCGCCCTGCATCGCCTATGCCAATTACAAGATACTGCAGATAAATCCTGAGGCTGTTATTGTTGTTGCCCCGTCCGATCACATGATTCTCAGGGAAGACATATTCATCGAGGTCATCACGTCAGCCCTGCTGGCAGCAGGAAGCCATGACTGGTTACTGACACTGGGCATTAAACCCAGCAGGCCGGATACCGGGTATGGATACATTCAGTTCATCGAGTCGTTCCCATATGCCATTGATTCACGTATCAAGAAGGTCAAGACATTTACTGAAAAGCCACAGCTTGAAATGGCTATGTCATTTCTGAAGAGCGGTGACTTCCTGTGGAATTCAGGCATTTTTGCCTGGTCGCTAAAAAGTATTCTGAAAGCTTTTGATAAATACCTTACAGAAGTTGACTCAGTTTTTAAGGAAGGGATGAGTAAATACAACACCTCCGAAGAAAAAGAATTTATAACAAAATCCTATGCCGTTTGTAAAAGCATTTCCATTGACTACGGAGTGATGGAAAAAGCTGACAATGTTTATGTACTTGCTTCGGATTTTGGCTGGTCTGATCTCGGAACATGGGGATCCCTCTACGAACACCTCAAAAAAGATGAACAGGGAAATTCCATTACCGGTAAAAATGTTCTGATCTATGATGTCATGAACAGCATCATTAAAATGCCATCTGAAAAACTGGTTGTGCTGCAGGGACTTGAAGATTATATTGTGGTTGAGGACGAAAATATTCTGCTGATATGTAAAAAAACCGACGAACAGAAGATCAGGCAGTTTGTAAACGATGTTAAAGAGAAAAAGGGAGAAAAAAATATATAA
- a CDS encoding S46 family peptidase, which translates to MKKTLICYFIFFTGLLNSLRADEGMWLMLFIDRLNYTDMQKMGLNLTPEEIYSVNNSSLKDAIIQFGGGCTGEVISPSGLIITNHHCGYGSIQSQSSVEHDYLTEGFWAGSKEEELPIDGLTARFLIRIEDVSQRVLNEVNDQMTEKERGKKIEEINKVIIREATEGTPYDASVRSFYKGNEYYLFVYTVYKDVRLVGAPPTSIGNYGGDTDNWMWPRHTADFSLFRIYSAPDGKPAEYSKDNIPLKPKYYLPISLDGVEKDDFAMILGYPGGTNRYLTSYGVTLAVEQNNPTIVKIRQEKLDIYKADMDASDQVRIQYASKYARVSNYWKYYIGQTKGLKRLKIADRKREQEDQFKTWALATPERKAKYGTILTQLEQAFKEQKEFDFFRIYYTEAVRGCEAMTFSSGFTSLKNALMEKNPDQEKVTELIKPLQGQAERFFKDYNLPTDKRIMASMLTMYDSDVPENFKPEEFIRLAAKYKGEFKKFAAQAFEKSIFVNREKINALLSKHSAKAISNDPVYALMFAFSNFFTKTMSNMDVITDTRSKCERLYMAGLREMQPDKKFYPDANSTMRMTYGQVLDYYPADAVHYDYQTTLFGVMQKEDPSNSEFIVPEKLKKLYEARDYGRYGQNGNMYVCFLTNNDITGGNSGSPVLNGDGQLIGLAFDGNWEAMSGDIAFEPDYQRTICVDIRYVLFIIDKYAGAKNIVDELTLVEKK; encoded by the coding sequence ATGAAAAAAACACTCATTTGTTATTTTATTTTTTTTACCGGCCTTCTGAATTCACTCAGGGCAGATGAAGGCATGTGGCTGATGTTATTCATCGACCGGCTGAATTATACTGACATGCAAAAGATGGGACTGAACCTCACGCCTGAAGAAATATACAGTGTAAATAATTCGAGCCTGAAAGATGCTATTATTCAGTTTGGCGGGGGATGTACCGGCGAGGTTATCTCGCCTTCCGGTTTGATCATTACAAATCATCACTGCGGTTACGGATCGATCCAGTCGCAAAGTTCTGTTGAACATGATTACCTGACCGAGGGATTCTGGGCCGGTTCAAAGGAGGAAGAGCTTCCTATTGATGGATTGACAGCTAGATTTCTCATCAGGATTGAAGACGTATCGCAGCGGGTACTGAATGAAGTCAATGATCAGATGACTGAAAAGGAGCGAGGCAAGAAGATAGAAGAAATCAATAAGGTGATCATCAGGGAGGCCACAGAAGGAACGCCATATGATGCATCAGTAAGAAGCTTTTATAAAGGCAATGAATATTATCTCTTTGTTTATACGGTATACAAAGATGTGCGATTGGTTGGAGCCCCCCCTACTTCGATTGGAAATTATGGCGGTGACACGGATAACTGGATGTGGCCACGCCATACCGCTGATTTCTCACTTTTCAGGATATACTCAGCACCTGACGGAAAACCCGCTGAATATTCCAAAGACAACATTCCACTCAAACCAAAGTATTACCTGCCTATTTCACTTGATGGCGTTGAAAAGGATGATTTTGCCATGATTCTGGGTTATCCCGGAGGCACCAATCGTTATCTGACTTCATATGGAGTAACACTGGCAGTGGAACAGAATAATCCAACCATTGTCAAAATCCGCCAGGAGAAGCTGGATATTTACAAAGCCGATATGGATGCCAGTGATCAGGTCAGGATTCAATATGCTTCCAAATATGCCCGTGTGTCGAATTACTGGAAGTATTATATCGGGCAGACAAAGGGATTAAAAAGGCTCAAAATTGCTGACAGAAAAAGAGAACAGGAAGATCAGTTCAAGACTTGGGCTCTTGCCACTCCTGAAAGAAAAGCAAAATACGGCACTATTCTGACTCAGCTGGAGCAGGCTTTCAAAGAACAAAAGGAATTCGACTTTTTCAGAATATATTATACAGAAGCTGTCAGAGGGTGTGAAGCCATGACCTTCTCTTCGGGTTTTACCTCACTGAAAAATGCACTCATGGAGAAGAATCCCGATCAGGAAAAAGTCACGGAACTGATCAAGCCTTTGCAAGGCCAGGCAGAACGGTTTTTCAAGGATTATAACTTGCCTACTGACAAAAGAATCATGGCATCCATGCTCACCATGTATGACAGTGACGTGCCGGAAAACTTCAAGCCGGAGGAATTTATCCGTTTAGCTGCCAAATATAAAGGTGAGTTTAAAAAATTTGCAGCCCAGGCATTTGAAAAGTCCATATTCGTGAACAGGGAAAAAATCAATGCATTGCTTTCAAAGCATAGTGCGAAAGCTATTTCAAATGATCCTGTGTATGCTCTGATGTTTGCATTCTCCAACTTCTTTACCAAAACCATGTCGAATATGGATGTGATAACTGACACGCGGAGCAAGTGTGAACGGTTATATATGGCCGGATTAAGAGAGATGCAGCCGGATAAAAAGTTTTATCCTGATGCAAATTCGACCATGCGTATGACATATGGGCAGGTACTGGATTATTATCCAGCAGATGCTGTACATTATGATTACCAGACCACCCTTTTCGGGGTCATGCAAAAAGAGGACCCCTCCAATAGCGAGTTCATAGTGCCTGAGAAGTTAAAAAAACTTTACGAAGCCAGAGATTATGGACGGTATGGGCAAAATGGCAACATGTATGTCTGTTTCCTGACAAATAATGATATTACGGGTGGCAATTCGGGAAGCCCGGTGCTCAATGGTGATGGGCAGCTTATTGGTTTGGCATTCGACGGCAATTGGGAAGCCATGAGCGGTGATATTGCCTTTGAACCGGATTACCAGCGGACCATCTGTGTCGATATCCGTTATGTTCTTTTCATCATCGATAAATATGCCGGTGCGAAGAACATTGTTGATGAGTTGACGCTAGTAGAGAAGAAGTAG
- a CDS encoding CYTH domain-containing protein — protein sequence MPREIERKFLVTGDHYRHLSKGTYYQQGYLSTVKERSIRIRIANGKGYLTIKGISKGATRKEYEYEIPVGDAREMLNDLCVKPKIEKYRYTFDHKGFTWEVDEFIGDNEGLVIAEIELDTEDQIFIKPEWIGEEITHDPRYYNVNLIANPFSRWKG from the coding sequence ATGCCGAGGGAGATTGAACGGAAGTTTCTGGTGACAGGTGACCACTACAGGCATCTCTCAAAAGGCACCTATTATCAACAGGGATACCTCAGCACAGTGAAAGAGAGAAGCATAAGGATCCGTATCGCAAATGGAAAGGGTTATCTGACCATCAAGGGTATTTCGAAGGGCGCAACACGAAAAGAATATGAATATGAGATCCCTGTTGGAGATGCCCGGGAGATGCTGAATGATCTATGTGTGAAGCCGAAGATAGAGAAATACAGATATACTTTTGATCATAAGGGCTTTACATGGGAGGTGGATGAATTTATCGGAGACAATGAAGGCCTGGTCATTGCTGAAATAGAGCTGGACACAGAGGATCAGATATTTATTAAGCCTGAATGGATCGGCGAAGAAATCACACATGATCCCAGATATTATAATGTCAATCTTATAGCAAATCCTTTTTCCCGGTGGAAAGGATGA
- a CDS encoding IPExxxVDY family protein has product MVKKLRLNIPKDYGDYSMIGISCHLKDYRITFLINKHLHFHFKKALDFQSIPLKGTNPLNYSFYYYPDEDRKATYFLISNHHPESKLFPSLKQTDYFLLAEGERTPDEQREMLKALASIPNVNAAFAVDMSEVKNFGYFLSDLEIHMINIRKQIINV; this is encoded by the coding sequence ATGGTAAAAAAATTACGGCTTAACATACCGAAAGATTACGGGGATTATTCCATGATCGGCATATCGTGCCACTTGAAAGACTACCGAATAACATTCCTCATCAATAAGCACCTTCATTTTCACTTTAAAAAAGCACTGGATTTTCAATCTATCCCTTTGAAGGGAACAAATCCCCTGAACTATTCATTCTATTATTATCCTGATGAAGACAGAAAAGCAACCTATTTCCTGATATCCAACCACCATCCGGAAAGCAAACTCTTCCCTTCACTCAAACAAACCGATTACTTCCTGCTTGCAGAAGGTGAAAGAACACCTGATGAACAGCGCGAAATGTTAAAAGCACTGGCTTCCATTCCCAATGTTAATGCTGCATTTGCTGTGGATATGTCGGAAGTGAAAAATTTCGGGTACTTTCTTTCCGATCTGGAAATTCATATGATAAACATTCGGAAGCAAATCATCAACGTTTAA
- the rnc gene encoding ribonuclease III, with product MKSFKPVKIYLSPDKELFRTIKNIFGFYPDNIFLYKLAFRHRSAAQELFNGVKVSNERLEYLGDAVLNLVVADYLYKTFPFKDEGFLTQMRSKIVSRAQLNDLSRKLGLDRLIQKSQNSLSQFRSIAGDTFEAFIGAMYFDRGYEFTKKIIINRIIKFHLDIDEIETMDVNPKSTLLEWTQKMKKMLDFRVIEEVGTGPRKQYIVEAYIDDIPSGKGQDFSIKGAEQLAAEKACNSIFQTEP from the coding sequence TTGAAAAGCTTCAAACCAGTAAAAATTTATCTTTCCCCCGACAAAGAGCTCTTCAGAACAATAAAAAATATTTTCGGATTTTATCCTGACAATATCTTTTTATACAAACTGGCCTTCCGTCATCGTTCAGCAGCCCAGGAACTGTTTAATGGAGTCAAAGTCAGCAATGAACGTCTTGAATACCTGGGCGACGCGGTACTGAATCTGGTGGTTGCCGATTATCTCTATAAAACATTCCCTTTCAAAGATGAAGGTTTCCTTACTCAAATGCGCTCCAAGATTGTCAGCCGTGCTCAGCTGAATGATTTGTCGCGAAAACTTGGCCTGGACCGCCTCATCCAGAAAAGCCAAAACAGCCTGTCACAGTTCCGGTCTATCGCCGGTGACACATTCGAAGCTTTCATCGGTGCAATGTACTTCGACAGAGGTTATGAGTTTACAAAAAAGATCATCATTAACCGGATCATTAAGTTTCACCTCGATATAGATGAAATCGAAACTATGGATGTAAATCCAAAAAGCACTTTGCTGGAATGGACGCAGAAAATGAAAAAAATGCTCGATTTCAGGGTGATTGAGGAAGTTGGCACAGGCCCACGAAAGCAATATATCGTCGAGGCTTATATCGATGATATTCCATCCGGGAAAGGACAGGACTTTTCTATTAAAGGTGCTGAACAACTGGCCGCCGAAAAGGCATGCAACAGCATTTTTCAAACTGAACCTTGA